The DNA sequence GGCGCGAAGGTgataatgatgatggtatGTTGGACAGTTTCCATTCTGATATGTCTGCAAGGTCTGCAAGCACAACGAGGGGAAGtcccaagaagatgggatTGAATGTAGCAGGAGATTATCGTGGACGTTCGCTCCACCGAGTTGGTTTAGATCATTTACAAGGAGGTACTGTTGGCTATGCCAGTAACAGCGGCAACGCCGCCCTCTCATCGAATTCTGCTTCGGGCGAGTTTCACTCAGAAGCTGAAGACAGATTTGACGATTTACCTACTTACGCCCAAGGCGGACAGGGATTGATCAACCAACAAGGGGGAAATGGAAGGGTCAGCCACAGGGAACGAAGTGAAGAGTCGCACAAGGGTCGAAGTTTGAGTCTTGTCAGAGGATCAGGGGGGAAAGGATCTAGGCGAGCAGCCGGGATGACGTTTATGAGTTTGGGTCTACTGGTGGGATGGGGAGGGTTCGGACATACAGTAACTGGTGGGATGAACAAGCAAGTGGGAAGGTCCACGGGCATTGTTCTGGATCAAGCCACACGTTGGCCGACCATTAGGCATCCACATATTCTACATTCTTCACCGACCACATCTTTGGACTTGCCCGTTTTCCTAGAGTTTTCGGCTATCAACCCCGACCTTCAACCTCATGAAGATTATCCGCGACCCCCCGCAGATTCGCAATCTTATCAACGTATCATTGGCCGAATATCCGCGTGGAGTTGCACCACTCTCTATTTGACCTCCCGAATGCCTCAAATTTGGAAAAATGTAAGCGTCACTCATGTCAAGTCATCCAGTTTGCCTTCGCTGATCTCAGGACTCAAAAGTTTCAACGCAAATCAGTAGAAGGCCTATCAATCCTCTTATTCCTCTTTGCATTCTGCGGCAATGTTACTTAtgtcttctccatcctttttAACCCATCTGGCGGTTCTGACCCTGTCGAATCCTCTCATTACCTCCTCGAAGCACTCCCTTATCTTTTCGGCTCGGGAGGTACCCTCATATTCGATCTCACCATCATGATTCAGTCCCTCATATATGGTTCTGCGCCCCCTTTGCCGCAACCGCTGACACCCCTTGATCGTTCCTCCCGGAGAAGGTCACTACCGACcaaaaggaggatgagacaTATGGAAGATGGGTGGGCATCATCAGTGTTACAATCTCAATCTCACGAAAGAGGTGAACGAGCGGCCTTGCTGAGTGGATCTATGAGTGCACTACCGAGTCATGGTCATGCGCACAAGAAGCAAGGGacaaagagggaaagaagtaCGAGTCCCACAGTGCATAAACGAGCTAGAAGTGTGGCTGGATAGAGCCATTTGGAATTGTAAACATCGTCAGGACACATCAGAGAAATGTTGTACATCAGAAGAACAAACGTTGTTCATGACCTACGAGCACGTACTACATCATGCATTTGTGATTCACCATGTGTTACAACAGGTAAACGCTTGATCGATTCCAGCTATCAAACTCAGCCGCGCAACGAGCAATGCTCCCATAAACAGAAGAAAATTCATACATTTATTATACTTCTTACATGTTTGCTAAGATAATAAAAGATACCCGTGTCTCATCCATTGCCTTGTCGTTGATCTGTTTCTCTGCTCTCTAAATCATCTCCAGCAACAACATTAACAGTGTGTTAATATCGCAGAGTCGTGACCCAAGAACCAAAATCCGATTTCAGTAACTGCGGTTTCTGACATCTAAACAGTACCCTCCCGCTTGCTAGGTGGGGGaccaggaggaggggcaTAAGTGGCAGCATTGCTTCCGGTGTTTTGTGTGCCTAACAGTAGGTCAGCAAAAAGTGATGGGCACAATAACCCGGAAACTCACTTGTAGCGACATCATAGCCGGGAGGTGGAATGTCGGATGTCTGTCCCGcttgcttccttctctcctcctcctcctgcctCGCTTGCTCCCATTCGTATCCGTGTTCGTGACCTTCAGATTCTTGAGTCTGTCCTTGGTAACTTCCGTACTGACCAGCCATGCTGGGCTGATACGCCTGAGGAGGTGGAGCGGGATTGCTGCCATATGGGTTGTTGTTAAATCcggaaggaggaggaggattgtTGACATAAGGGTTCTGATTCTGATTATGACCAGCAAATGGGAGGGCAGGAGGTTTGTACTTTGAGAACTGGGAACGGAGTTTTCTTGATAGAACATTAGTTATTGACCGAATAGTCATGGACTAATAATACTTACCTTCGACGCCAGTAACCGCACAAAGCAAACAGGAGAACTACACCAAAAGCAACGCCCAGCCCGATACCGAGCCTTGCGCCCCATGACATACCATTGCTACAGTAATAAGACTGGCCTATGGTGAGACGCAACCATCAGCCTCAGTTGCAAGTGGCAAAGTGTAATGTATGATGACTCACCCAAACGGTTATAGCATGTGGCTGCTAAGGCCGATCTTGTGCCCAGAAGGGATGCAATAATCAATAATTGGATAACGAACATAATGATCAAGAGTGATTTTAAAacggaaggaagaaaggacGAAAGAAATAACAAGGATAAATATAAAGAGGCtagatgaagaatggagCTTGCTCACCGCTCGTCGAATGTCTTGTGCTTGGAACTTGGATCTTCCAACAACGGTCATTCGGGCTTGGCGGACAGCGGCGAGCGGCGAGAACGACCGCCGAGTCGTATAAATTAACGTCCGTACTTTTTGTACGTCATCTTCCCCAGATCCTCGATAAAAGCTGTGACGAGTGATGAATGAAAAGGTTCCGTGTCAATTGCATGCTTTCACTTGCATCTATACATCTATACTAGCAGCATGTCTCTAGGAACGATGGGAACGAAGTGGGACATGGGGAATGAGAACCCACTGGTAGTACCCTAAATGGATAGCGCTTTCGACCTAGTCTGTTCCCCCATCAGAATTCCGAATTATGCAGAAAACATTCGAGTCACTCCTCAGCTCACAGCTGATGGTAATTCTTCCCGAAGTCGAAGGTCCTACTACGAATAGTGCCACTCATCAGGGGAGGCGGCATCAAGCAATTACTAGGGAAAAGCGCTACTGTGAGAAGTTCACAAAGCACAATTCTTTCAGAGCCAGCGGCTGCATATAGAGTACAGATGAGATGTTGATCTCCTGTATAAGGCGAAACGGATATTCGCTCACTACATGTTGAGGATGACTTGATGATGCGGCTGCCTAGCAGAGTGCCCCAAGCAAAAGTCTGGCTGATCCAGATTATCCGACGAGCGACTCCCCCCTCAATCCGGAGCTGACGACGGAAGGAACTcgttggagaagaagctacCTATCCATTAGGATGTTCGGCACCTAAACGCCAAAGGAAAATTACCGTATGCTCTCATCCCAATGGTAAGCCCCAACGACTATTTATATTTTCTACGGCTGATGACACTGGCCACTGACATGTGCTATATCGAAACTAACGATGGCATGTCCTCGAACGTCACCGTAACTATTGTACGGTCAGGCCCTTCGGATTACTACCTCATTCAATTCATCAACGCGAGGCCCGGTCAACAAAGGCAAACAGAGCCAGCCGGGAGAGCTGGTATACGGATTTACCAAGGGGCAGTGTTTGAAGTCTCTGGAGAATAGGGCAGCAGAGGTAGATGGTAGCTAGGAAGGCAATGTCGTAGGTGATCAGTGGTGGACGATTTATGCTAATTATTAATGATGTGAAAGCGGAGGcttgatggaggagagataaggaagatcaagaggtaaaagaagaaaattgGGAAGTTCGGAGTGGGACTGCTGCACGAGAATATACCCTTGGCTCTTCAAAGATATTGAGAAATCCAGGAGCTAGGAGTGGTGGACGAATGGGAATAAGAGCTTCTTAAGGTCCACCAAAAAGGAAAGTGTGGCACTTACACGTCGGATttttttgccctttccACAAATAGGGGAGAATTTTTTTCTGCCCAATTTTACTGTCAAAAAGGAGAACGAAATGTAAGAACCGTTAAAAAACATCTACCAGTTAATTACAAGCCTTCACTCCCAACGACGAGTAAATGTGAAACGATCAAAAGAATTGACTATATGATTACTCTGATCTCTACTCACTGTCGTACATAATCGCCCAGCGCCAACTCGGTCGCTCACTACATACAATACTCGGTAGCAGACCAGGAACGAGGGACAAAAATGTTGGCGGGCGTAGTTCCAGGGGCTAAGGAGGAAAaatggagggaagaaagaagaaacgacaagaggaagaagcaagtGCTATGCACGCAGAGTCAGAACACTGACACGCACAAGCACAATAACTAACAACAAGTAACAAGTTATAACGAGATGACAAGGCTGTTACGTATTTTGTCGCGAATCAGGAGGATGCTCGTTGTTTGACTTTGCGCGACGCCAGTGCCTCGGCGGCTCTCTCCAAAACAGGAGGGTAGACACAAGCTCCTCGATGGACATCGATCAGTCTCCGACGAGGACGTACATGATGATTTTACCAGATACCAGATTTCAGATCTTTTGGATGCGAGAGTAATAAAAACGACCAGTAGCCAACAGCCCGTAGCCAGTAGGCAGCAAAGAGATCATAATGGCATGGtagaatgaatgaatgtTTGAAGAAGCCGCACGCAGCCGGTCATAATTAAATAACCTTGAACAATCCGTGAACTATTTGTTACAATCAGGCGTGCACCCACCGTTCGTTGTACATAAAACAGCGCAGAGCACAGCAGAGACGATTAGAAGTCAGTTCGGACATCAGAAATTATCTATCGGAACTCGTAGATTCTATAGTTTTCTAGATCCTGTAAAAGTATACAGGCTAACAGAGTAGGATTCGTTGCATGTCCGACAGTCTTCGCTGATGCGTTTGGCAACGCGTTTGGAATTTTATCATGGGTTATTTATAATAATTAATCAGTAACGGTTTGAGTCGGTGATTACCGCCGCTTTTTCTAGAAGAAGATAATAATAGTTGAATTGGAGGATAAGCGGAGTGTTCGGCAGATCACCGTTAGAATGATTCATTTCAATGATTACCTCCGAAATTTCCCTTGCCAGTAATCTTGGCGACCTCTACCTGCTGTTGAGGTACCGGTGCAGGACAACCCCGACAGCTGGACTGAAGCGGCAAAGGCCGCCaagcctcttctcttcttctcatcatGGTCGGGTGGGACCTTTTCCCTTCAAACCCAATTTTTCGCCCTAATTCGGCTCACAATTTCTCATCGAATCAAGAGGCTGGACTCCATTGCAATACGTGCATTTCTTTTAAACAGAGAGTTGCATGCAATTTGCAGAAGTGTTGCAGCTTGCAGATCTCTCGAAAAAAACGCGGCGTTATCGCACCATCATGATCTCTCACACGTGCGTGCTACATGCTACTATTACTCCTCATATGCATCCGCCTTATGCTTATGTATCTATGAACAGAAGGCATGAGACATAGCAACCACTGCTGGGCTCATCATCAAAATTGTAAAGTGCATGTGTTCTATCCGGGGCGTCCGCTTTCCTGCTGCTTTCCTACTAACATATCTACTTGTGTCCGATACAACCTATGTATACCCTGTACCTTTCCGATAGGCGGATTTTTGCTCTTAACTTATCTCACGCCTCGTTTTTTTTGCCGTTTCACGACGCTCGACGCAAAACGCAAAGAAGTTCGCGGCTGTCAAAGAATAACGCCGGTCCGCCGTTACCCTGCAGCGCTGCGGCAACAGCATTCGGCACCGTGAAATTCGCTTCATGTGTGGGCATGGCTTGATGGGGCGTAGGAGGTGAAGCGAAAAGCGGAAATTTGTGCTATGTGTTTTTTGCTTTGTGCTTGGTCTTTTCACTTATTATTACTGAAACATATTGACCATCTGATCAGCTAAATGTGAAATATGGAGCAggaggggaaaaaagacaagGCTGAAGAATATGATGGTTAGTTGTGTTCGTAATGGTTATTTACTACTCATTCGGATTTTGTCTGAAGTATGCGTGGAATCTAGGCACTCAAATCTCAAACAAAGATCGACGATGATTTAACGTTCTGTGTTGATCCGATGTTTATCGggccaagaagattgcGGGACTTCACCTGCTTTGAAGATCTAGAGCTCTGTGTTTAGCGTGCGTGCTCTTATAAACCTTCTCGCATAGCCCAGCACCCATCAATTTCCAAGTTTAAACAAACACAACGGCACTTCCTATTTGTCTTTTAAAACATATTCTGTCCTATCGTCAGTGCACGTTATCCCACAGCCACTATGCCGGATCCTAATTGTCACTCTCCCAATGACACAACACCTCTCCCGACTTCTTCAGTATCGTTCAGCGATACGAGTGATTATTCCCCAACGAGCTCTGTTACTTCATCCGAAATGAGGCTGTCAGATCAGTTACCTTCTCCTAAATTTGCCACGTCTCGCGGCTTCCCATTACTACCACCAAGTCACCCCTTGCGCGCTCAACTATGTACCcaggttgaaggagaaatgAGCCCACCTAGAACACCTAAGGGACATCCTATAGATCAACTGCCAAATTCTTACTTTCCGTTCCCCCCCTCAAAAGCAATAAAAGTAAGTTCCCTTTAGTTTCTTTGTTTGAATCACCTTTCCACAATCAACGGGGAGACGTCATGCTAATATAGATTTACTATTAGCACAGGAGTCAAGGTATCGCCAATCCATATGGTAGCGATAACCCTTCGTATCCGGTTGGTATCACCTATTTGCTTCGTATACCTCGAAGGCTCCGTCCATACCTCTTGGTCtccttctgcctcttcaTTTTCGGATTCATCCTCGTGAACAGAGCAGTGTCAGTTTCTCAGGGCACACGCGCTGTTACTATGCAAAAGCATTTCAGCCACTCAACGCACAAATACATACCGATTGACAGGCTATATGGAACCAATGACGGAAGTTCATACCTTTTATCAAGTCAACGGGCAACAGAAGCAGGTATCGCGGAGGTGAATGCGCGAGCTAGAAAAAAGGATGCCGAGCTTTTCAGGTTTGAGtcaatggaagaagaacttgCTGCTTTGATTTCAGTGAGCTTAAAGCCATGAGTCGCCCGATGGGAATAAAAACTTATGTCGGCCGATAGTTTGTCACTTCTACTACCTCAAATGTCATCCCTCAACTTGATCCATCGGTCCCATTAGACCCCTCTGTTATTCTCGACTTCGACCCTTCACACCCAAATGCCCGAgacgaccttcttcttttgcagGCGGAAATTAATGCTGTGTATCCTCTGGTTCTTTTTGGGAGGATGCGCGACCCTCATCACAGGGCGATCAAGCGCTTATTATCGGAAGTCAAAATAACACCCGCCCCTCTTGTTATCGAAGTCGATCAGCGCAAGGATCGCAAAGTCTTCATACCAACTGTGGCAAGACTACTGGGGGATGAACTTCCCGTCATAACCCTACAAGGCAAGAGGCTGGGGGGTTATAAGGAGATAATGGCAATGCACGAGGCGGGTACCTTGAATGACCGTCTCCAGAAAGATGGAGCAGTACTGGTGAGAGagataaagaaaaagaagaagggagcTAAGGAACAagagagaatggaaaacGAAAGAGTCTTGGGACCGGCGCCAGTTGTAGATGATGAATAAGTTAAGGATTAAGAGATATTGCACGACTGACAACGAGTGTTTCTGGTCATCTTATGTGTGTAATTATATATATTTTTTATATATTGCCTTGCAACCTCGTCCATTAAAGGGCAGTAATCGCGTAATGGTTCCCATTTATGCGCCCTAAAGTGAAATTTTCATAGCGATCGACTCTTCTGGGACTAAGTATTGGTCAGCGTGATTCTGAATGAAGGATACATCATCATAGATCATAGAGCTTCGCGCATACCGGTTTCGACGAGCGAGTCATAAATTATTTAACATCGCCGTCGGCCTGTTTTGCTTGTCAGCTTTGTGGATGATGCAATGGCTTCCTTTCAAGGCACATAGTTGCCAATGCTGGCTCAATATGCTTAGCATCCGCCTTTCTCTGCTGCGATTTCTGCGCTGCCCGTAACATCGTGTGATAAAAAGTGTGTCGCCCGGCGGCCGCATTCGGCGTTGTGTTCAGAGTAGAACAATATTATTACGTATTCGTGGCACCAGGTCGGGCTTTGGCCCGAGTCCGACCGTTTATCTTTCTTGTCATACCGCCCATCggccatctcttcctgcaGATCACACTTTCTATTGCTGATTTTTTAGAAAAAAAACTCATTCCCCCTCTTGCTTGCTTTCAACAGACCTCACAGTCGTCCCAGCCCTTTCATTGAGACAGGTTTCTCCCACGCAGCGATAAAATACAAGAAAGGGCCGCAACGCACAGCTTTTTGCCTCTCTTTAGACCTCGACCGAGGCTGACTGAGCGCGTCGGCATCGCGCATCCGGCCAAAACATCAACTAGGGGAACGTCTCCTCACAATGTTCGTCGTCACTTTTGTCCCATACCTTGCTATACTCTTTTAGCTAACTCAATCTCTTTGACTACCATAAATTGTCTGTACAGTAAGACGCCATATACTGCTTGCGCTAAAAAGGACGTCTACTGCAGTCTCAAAGGAGGATAACCCACGGCAAACAGTAATAAAAAGCGTGGAATATTGTGCCACACCAAGGTAAAATGTCCGATGTCGACGGAAAAAGGCGTAAGATACAGGTACATGGTCGTCTTCTATCGTGAGAAGGTCGGATAAAGTAATGACAAGTCTTCTAGCGGGCCTGTGATGTATGCAGGCGAAAAAAAATTAAGTGCGAAGGGCCCATGAATAGCCTGAGTGATGCCAGTCAGTGTAATATCGTGCTATATCATTGAAAATGCCTGACTGAAGACGGTTTCCTGTAGAATGTGCTCACTGTGAAGAATACGGCATGGATTGCACGTACGTCGAGGCGGCAAAGAGAAGGGGGCCTCCAAAAGGGTATGTCGTGTATTAACTCTACTGAGCATACCATCTCATGTGTATTATTAGTTACGTTGAGACACTGGAGCAAAGAGCTGGACGATTAGAGAGGATGCTGCAACAGGTAATTGCCGTTCACCGTTTGGTGTTTTAATATCTGCTGATATTACAAGATTTATCCTGGTGTCGATTTAAACGAATATGTGGGGCCAAAGCCGGACAGGGAAGACTTTGATATCAGTGCGTATCATGGCACTCTTCGTTCCCTCAATATCCCACCATATCCAGCCTTAAAGCCTCTACATTCCGAACATCTTGTCACTCCACATACATCTCGTTCTACTTCGGTTGGCACATCTCCGGCGGCCCCAGCACCTTCACCCTCAATGCAAGCGCTGGGTCCCTCTCCATGGCGAATGTATGAAAGAGATCCTGCGAAACCTGCTGAAAATGAGTCCgacgtggaagaagaggcggcTGCGCAGCTGTCTATAGCTACATCAATGAGTCAGTTAGACATTCGCGACAGCCATTGGCGTTGGCATGGTCGGGCGTCAGGGGCTTTCCTTATGCGACAGTTTGAAGATCTCAAGTCAGCGACAGGTAATACCTCAAGTATCATACAAGACATCAATAACCACAAACGACAACAATTCTGGCATGTCCCAGAATGGGAACTTGTCATTGCGAACGAAGGCTTACGCCCTCTTGACTACTCTATCTGGCCAGAAAAAGGCCTAGATCAACGACTTATCGACGCATATTTTGATAACGTCAATCTTCACCTGCCCTTACTTAACCGTAAATTCTTTCAACGACAATACGATTCTGGTATGTGGCGGAACAATCCCGGTTTCTCGAGAGTCTGTTTGCTGGTTTTCGCCAATGGATCGCGGTTCGTGGATGATCCACGGGTCTACTGGCCTGCAAATTTGTCGATGACAGAGGAAGGGAGTGAACGCCTTGCAACGGACAAAGACGGTACGCTCCGTTACTCGGCTGGCTGGAAATACCTCcgcagccttcttcgcatgggaagaagtatCATGCAGGGACCAAATCTGTATGAATTTCAAACCCAGGTCCTCATTTGTCAATTCTTGCAGGGGAGTGCTGTCCCACATCTTATGTGGATTTTGTCAGGCTTCGGTCTCCGCTCGGCCCAAGAACTAGGCATTCATGTTCGGGCCACTTTACTCCATGCCGATCCTACCGAGCGAGCTCTTTACAATCGCGCGTTTTGGTGCTTGTACCACATTGACCGGTATAACTGCGCTGCGATTGGCCGATCAGTCGCTATACAGGATTCTGACTTCAATGCGGATTATCCAATTGAGGTCGATGATGAGTACTGGGACACTGGAGATACTGAGCGCGACTTCAAGCAGCCAGAAGGGAAAATCTCATTAATAACGTCCTTTGTCCAAACACTCAAACTCGATCACATCATGGGCGCAATATTGCAGAACGTGTACGCAATCAACAAGCTTCCAGAGCAGCGAGCGGACATTGCTGCTCAGCGTGCCATCGTTGTTGAGTTAGACTCTGCCCTCAATTCTTGGGCTGACAACGTTCCACACGAGCTTCGCTGGGACCCTAGTTGCTCCGACTATCAATTGTTCCGCCAGTCAGCTGTGCTATATATCTATTATTACTACTGCCAAATCCTAATCCACCGTCCCTTCATTCCTGGCCCGCGAAATCAACATGCCGCCGATCTACCGTCCCTTGCAGTTTGTGTCAATGCCGCTCGGTCAATCTGCAACATCACCTATGCGGCACTCAAAAGAGGTAGACAGGAGGGGTGCTTACCCGGACGAGCCCTAAACGTCTCGTTCATGCTGCCAACATGGATCGCTGCCATTATCCTTGTGATCAACATCTACTCTGGGAGACAAACAGCGGCCGAACGAGAAAAGGCTTTGATCGACATTGGGCGATGTGTATCGGCAAGTAAGGAGCTGGAATTGATATGGAGGCAAAGCGGTAAATACACCGACTTTTTGTTGCAATTGGCAAGAGAGGGCGGAATGCCCAACGCCGACAAGGTGCCTATGGTCGAGAAAAGATTGCGTGAAAACAATCCGCAACTGTCAGAGCGCTCACGGCGTCCAGAGTCAGTGCAAGGGTCTACCGCCGGAACACCTGATCATAACTCACCTTCAACCAGTTACCCATACAGTCATGGTCGATCAAATGGGCAGAATTCCAGGTCGTCCGGCGAGCATTCCCGCCAGCCATCTGCGGCACCTGTAACAGGGTTTGATCTGCGCAATTTCACTTGTCCAGAAACATATGGTGATACTTCAGCCACACCTCAATTTCCCTATTCTCGTGATGATCTCCCGTTTACGCATATGCCCTCTCCCTCGTCATCCCAAACTGGCTTTCAAAACATGTTTCAACCATCCTCGCAATCTTCACAATATCCTTCCAATACTAGGAATGTGCCTCCACACTTTacaccttcctcccaagCGCATACGCAGTACAATCTCCAAACTCCTAATAATGAACATCCTTTACCGTCGCAGAATGATGGCGAGCTAGCGTCTTCCAATATCTATGATTCGTTGATTGACATGACAAGCTTTGAGTCACAACTGCTTGACATGAGTACCACAGCTTTCGGGGGACCCGAAAACACGTCAAATGGCGATTGGTGGTCTCGATTATTTAACGACTACATGTGGGTAATAGCATATTATGGCATTCGAAAGACACTTGTAAATCCCAAGCTGACTGCTTTATTAATCCCAGGGGTCCTGATCTTCACACCAACATGCCTCCCGCATGTGGTCGTTCGTCGAATTCCGGAGTTTGACAGTTATCGTAAAAGGTTGGCCGAAATATTATAAAGGGGTCGGGCGTAACGATGTATCTTTTATCTGCATATCATTCCTATACGTTTCGCAGCACTACGAGTAAAGGCCTTTGTGCCATAATATAACAAATCCATCCTCAATGCAACAGGTGATGCATGATGCTATGATATCATAAATGGCATTGATCGAGTATAGACACCCGGTAGATGAATTGAGCATACGAGAAAGCCCGGCCCCCTAcatcactcttcttcaccttctgcatcttcttcctctccgaCGGCATCCTCGTCTCCCGCGACAGCAGCCGTCTCGCCTTTCGCCGCATTCTTCTCACCTGCAAGACgagccttttcttccttggatGGGCGAGCTGGCAGAGATGAGAGTTTTAGTGAATAAAAGCGACGCATATCGATTGAGAGGGAAATGACATACTCCAGTTACCTTTACCAACTCCAGGTTGTCTAACGAGGCAAGAAAACGAATCTCAGCAACTCTTACGAATCGCGCACTAACCGccgggggggggggggggggaggtGATAAACAAACTTACTTTTTGCCCgacttttttctttcaccattctcatcttcaccttccccCCTCTCGCGCTTCttaccttttcctttcccatcGCCTTTACCATCCCCCATTTTCCCCTTTATCAAAATCTGTCCCAGACTTCCGATCTGAGAATGGGCAGGTTCAAACGCGTCGTCTTCGTCCAGCGAGAGACCTGCTTCG is a window from the Cryptococcus neoformans var. neoformans JEC21 chromosome 2 sequence genome containing:
- a CDS encoding vacuolar membrane protein, putative — encoded protein: MALHLLFDLSQSTKVFVASILGYASIAFWLCAQLPQVLKNLSLQSCEGLALPFLVNWLFGDITNLIGCLLTDQLPFQTFLAAYFCIIDVTLLGQYFYYRKNQIVPAPTPAYGYASLSDSPRRVFSNLPATAPLGRTRSTSANLVTSPLSPAPVSRSRPRKGVYQSTSSYFSPPDISVTTPSVDGSYAAIYEAALDVARAAERASARSLSRKRKLSRRSTFNSLLAEAGREGDNDDGMLDSFHSDMSARSASTTRGSPKKMGLNVAGDYRGRSLHRVGLDHLQGGTVGYASNSGNAALSSNSASGEFHSEAEDRFDDLPTYAQGGQGLINQQGGNGRVSHRERSEESHKGRSLSLVRGSGGKGSRRAAGMTFMSLGLLVGWGGFGHTVTGGMNKQVGRSTGIVLDQATRWPTIRHPHILHSSPTTSLDLPVFLEFSAINPDLQPHEDYPRPPADSQSYQRIIGRISAWSCTTLYLTSRMPQIWKNFQRKSVEGLSILLFLFAFCGNVTYVFSILFNPSGGSDPVESSHYLLEALPYLFGSGGTLIFDLTIMIQSLIYGSAPPLPQPLTPLDRSSRRRSLPTKRRMRHMEDGWASSVLQSQSHERGERAALLSGSMSALPSHGHAHKKQGTKRERSTSPTVHKRARSVAG
- a CDS encoding expressed protein, whose protein sequence is MPDPNCHSPNDTTPLPTSSVSFSDTSDYSPTSSVTSSEMRLSDQLPSPKFATSRGFPLLPPSHPLRAQLCTQVEGEMSPPRTPKGHPIDQLPNSYFPFPPSKAIKHRSQGIANPYGSDNPSYPVGITYLLRIPRRLRPYLLVSFCLFIFGFILVNRAVSVSQGTRAVTMQKHFSHSTHKYIPIDRLYGTNDGSSYLLSSQRATEAGIAEVNARARKKDAELFRFESMEEELAALISFVTSTTSNVIPQLDPSVPLDPSVILDFDPSHPNARDDLLLLQAEINAVYPLVLFGRMRDPHHRAIKRLLSEVKITPAPLVIEVDQRKDRKVFIPTVARLLGDELPVITLQGKRLGGYKEIMAMHEAGTLNDRLQKDGAVLVREIKKKKKGAKEQERMENERVLGPAPVVDDE
- a CDS encoding nucleus protein, putative, which produces MSDVDGKRRKIQRACDVCRRKKIKCEGPMNSLSDAKCAHCEEYGMDCTYVEAAKRRGPPKGYVETLEQRAGRLERMLQQIYPGVDLNEYVGPKPDREDFDISAYHGTLRSLNIPPYPALKPLHSEHLVTPHTSRSTSVGTSPAAPAPSPSMQALGPSPWRMYERDPAKPAENESDVEEEAAAQLSIATSMSQLDIRDSHWRWHGRASGAFLMRQFEDLKSATGNTSSIIQDINNHKRQQFWHVPEWELVIANEGLRPLDYSIWPEKGLDQRLIDAYFDNVNLHLPLLNRKFFQRQYDSGMWRNNPGFSRVCLLVFANGSRFVDDPRVYWPANLSMTEEGSERLATDKDGTLRYSAGWKYLRSLLRMGRSIMQGPNLYEFQTQVLICQFLQGSAVPHLMWILSGFGLRSAQELGIHVRATLLHADPTERALYNRAFWCLYHIDRYNCAAIGRSVAIQDSDFNADYPIEVDDEYWDTGDTERDFKQPEGKISLITSFVQTLKLDHIMGAILQNVYAINKLPEQRADIAAQRAIVVELDSALNSWADNVPHELRWDPSCSDYQLFRQSAVLYIYYYYCQILIHRPFIPGPRNQHAADLPSLAVCVNAARSICNITYAALKRGRQEGCLPGRALNVSFMLPTWIAAIILVINIYSGRQTAAEREKALIDIGRCVSASKELELIWRQSGKYTDFLLQLAREGGMPNADKVPMVEKRLRENNPQLSERSRRPESVQGSTAGTPDHNSPSTSYPYSHGRSNGQNSRSSGEHSRQPSAAPVTGFDLRNFTCPETYGDTSATPQFPYSRDDLPFTHMPSPSSSQTGFQNMFQPSSQSSQYPSNTRNVPPHFTPSSQAHTQYNLQTPNNEHPLPSQNDGELASSNIYDSLIDMTSFESQLLDMSTTAFGGPENTSNGDWWSRLFNDYMGPDLHTNMPPACGRSSNSGV